TTCCATAGGCGGCCCACCTTGTGAGCGGGCATGCTACGCCCCGCTATCCAGCGGTAGACAGTGTCAATGCTGACCCCAAGATGGCTGGCGATTTCATCGGCCGAATGCCAGCGATTCTTTTCTAATGCCATATATTCTCCGCCCGAAGCGCCAAACAACCCGTTCCACATTCAGTAGCTTTCGACCTCTCCGTTTTGTAAATAAAAAAGTGGGTGTAAAGTAGATCAGACGCGAGTATCGGTCAAACCATTTCTACTGTGTTTAATTGGTGTTAAGCTGTATAACACGATTTTAACCTGCAAAAAGATGGGCTAACCACCGGCCGCCTCGCCTTGGGCAAAGTAGTGGAACTGGCTGAAAAACCACTGACTGGGCCGGAGCCTGTCCAGGACTTGGTCCAGAACGACGCTGGGGTCTGGCGACGGATCCCAACCAATTTCTTGGCGCGCAGTGTCTTGCGCAGGCCCGGAATTCGGAAGGCGTTCGGGGCGGTATGCGCGACCATGATGTTCGTATGCCTGCGCAGGTGATCCAGCACCTCGGGGTCCAGGATTTCCTTGTCTGGCCACCATGCCGTGCCGGGCTTGCGCGACCGATCCATGGAGTACGCGCCGCCGATGAAGCAGACCATGCGGCCATCAGGCAACGTCAACGTCGGGCCCGATCCTGCCGGAACATGCGTTTTCGATGTAGGCATTTGGCTGACCTGACTCACGCAGCTCCCCGGCAGATAATCCATATCCCCGCCCTGAAGGATCAGCTTCGGCCAGCGCTCAAACTGTGGCGGCCAGGAAAGATGCAGATCCTAGACCACCAGGATGCCGGCGCAGGGCTCCGGCGCTAAAAATCCAGATCCTCGGGGCGAGGTTTCGGGAATGGACGGTTCTGCATCTTCTGAAGCCGTCGCTCGGCCTCAAGCAGTTCCGCCTGTTGGGCCGCGATGAGCGCACAACGCTCGGCGTAGCCCATGCCGTCGATCCGGGCGCAGATTTCCAAGGCCACGTCTTCGCTGTGGATTGGGCCGCCCATGCGGTGCTTATATCCGGGCCTCCAGGTGTGGTAGGCAGCCAGCAGAATGGCCGGTCCGCCTTTCATCGCCTTGGCCCAAAGCCACGAACCTTGGGTGTAATAGACGATCAGCTTGCGACGGAGGAATGGACCGGGCGGAAGAATCCGCTCATCCCACACATCGGCGCTGCCGGGAGGCAGATAATCCACATGGTGCTTCATGAGTTCCATCGCTTTGTCCCTCTTTCTCTTTTCCAGCATTTGCCGCACCAACCGCAGTTCGGGGGAATCCTTCTCCAGCACGTCGGCCAAGTCCTCAAGATCATCCACGTGCATCTGCTCCAGCCAGGGCCAGGGATCCTCCTTGCGCTGGACGATCCGGCACAGCTCGCCGCGATGCTCACGGGCATATCGCTTGCGCGTCTCGCGCTCTTCCTCGTCCCAGCGCTGCCTGGTCCGGGTTTCACGCCGGGCCTCCTCGGCCGATTGTGGAATCCAGGCCCAGGAGCCTGCGTTGCCGACCGAATCGAGGCCGACAAACGTGCAATCCTTGCTGCGATAACTGAACGGCCGGTGAAAATGGCCGAAGTACCACAAACTCGGCTTCAGCCTGGCCAGGATTTGGTCCAGGATTTCCTCCGTGGGGTCCGGGGTCACGTCCCAACCGACGCTCAGCCAGTCCTCAATGATGCGGCCTTTGTTGAGTTCGGCCGCGATCCCCAAACAACGCGGGGCGGTATGCGAGATCACGATATCCGCGTGTTCGGGCAACTGGTCCAGGATTTCGGGGCCCAGGA
The DNA window shown above is from Desulfovibrio aminophilus and carries:
- a CDS encoding metallophosphoesterase yields the protein MKILVAGDVHGEFSILLDLLRSENPDLVFQVGDFGVWPTALDSLKKFWPIDAPSIYFAEGNHEHYPTLRRQWEAFGRRDAIPIAGQIFWMPRGSTLTLPDGRIVCFLGGGKSVDHLLRVRDRDWFEEELLGPEILDQLPEHADIVISHTAPRCLGIAAELNKGRIIEDWLSVGWDVTPDPTEEILDQILARLKPSLWYFGHFHRPFSYRSKDCTFVGLDSVGNAGSWAWIPQSAEEARRETRTRQRWDEEERETRKRYAREHRGELCRIVQRKEDPWPWLEQMHVDDLEDLADVLEKDSPELRLVRQMLEKRKRDKAMELMKHHVDYLPPGSADVWDERILPPGPFLRRKLIVYYTQGSWLWAKAMKGGPAILLAAYHTWRPGYKHRMGGPIHSEDVALEICARIDGMGYAERCALIAAQQAELLEAERRLQKMQNRPFPKPRPEDLDF
- a CDS encoding helix-turn-helix domain-containing protein; protein product: MALEKNRWHSADEIASHLGVSIDTVYRWIAGRSMPAHKVGRLWKFKTHEVDAWVMAGGAADKTDKPDTEQ